The genomic stretch CACGGCGACACGCCCGAGACCCACCACTTGCACGCGGAGCTGCGCCGCCCCTGAAACCCACGGGTGTCCGACCGCCGGGGAGCCCCACCAGCGTCCGGGGCGATCCACGTCCATGGTGGAACCGGACCACGGCAACGGAACAGGAAGGGCCTCCATGACGTCCATCGCACGAGTCACCGAGATCAGCGCCAAGTCCGAAGAGAGCTTCGAGGATGCGATCGACACCGGTATCCGGCGTGCGCAGCGAACGCTGCGGAACGTGCGCTCCGCCTGGGTGAAGGAGCAGCGTGTCGACGTCGGCGAAGACGGCATCGCGGGCTACCAGGTGAACATGCTGGTCACCTTCGAACTGGAGGAGTGAACACGGGCGCTTGCCCTCATGCTGATCACCCGTGCTGACCAGATCGTGGCGGGCGCGCGGATCCTGCGACGGGTCGCCCGCCGCCTGATCCTGCGAGCGGGGAACCGCCGGGGCTGCGCGCACCCGGCCGGTGTGGCCAAGGTGGGGCTGGGTAGCATCGTTGCAAAACGCGGAGAAGACGCGCGCGATGGTTGACACCACCTCCTCCTCTCCCTCGACCGCCGGCGGCGACGGCTTCGGGGTGAACACCTGGCTCGTCGACGAGTTGTACGAGCAGTACCTGGCCGACCCCGACTCGCTGTCGCCGAGCTGGCAGGAGTTCTTCGAGGACTACCGCCGCGAGGACCAGCCGCGTCGCGCTCGCGTGGAGACCACCGAAGCGAACGACGTCGCCACCCGGGCGCGGGCCAAGGCTGGCGCCCGTGGTGAGCCGGCCGCTGCCGCGGAGGCGTCGGTCGAGGACGCCAAGCACAAGGACGCAGCGACCCGCGGCAGCCCCGCCGAGACCGCCGAGCCGGCAGCTCGCGAACGCCGTCCGGAGCCGATCGACGAGGAGCCGCCCCGCGAGCAACCCACCGCCGCGCCCGAGGAGCCACGAGCTGAACGGCTCCGCGGCATCAAGGCCCGCATCGCCGAGAACATGGATGCCAGCCTGCAGGTCCCGACCGCCACCAGCGTGCGGACGGTGCCCGCCAAGCTCCTGGAGGTCAACCGCACGATCGCGAACAACTACCTGCGCCGGGTCTACGGCGGGAAGCTGTCGTTCACGCACCTGATCGCGTACGCCGCGGTCCGCGCGCTCGACGCGGTCCCCAACATGCGGTTCGTCTTCGCCGAGGTGGACGGCAAACCCGGCGTGGTGCGTCGCGACCACGTCAACCTCGGCCTCGCCGTCGACGTCGAACGCGGCGGGGAGCGTCTCCTCCTGGTCCCGTCGATCAAAGAGGCCGACACGCTCGATTTCCAGGCGCTCCTCGACGCCTACGAGGGCCTGATCCGCAAGGTCCGGACCAACAAGCTCGAGCCGCAGGACTTCGCCGGCACGACCATGACCATCACCAACCCCGGCACGATCGGGACGGTCATGTCGGTCCCCCGTCTGATGCAGGGGCAGAGCGTCATCCTGGGTGTGGGCGCGATCGACCACCCGGTCGAGTACCAGGCGGCCGACCCGCGCACGTTGGCCAAGATCGGCGTGTCCAAGCAGATCACGCTCACCTCCACCTACGACCACCGCGTGATCCAGGGAGCCGAGTCCGGCCTGTGGCTGCACCGGATCCATGAGCTGCTGCTCGGCGACGACGGCTTCTACGACGAGGTCTTCCGTGCGTTGACGATCCCGTACGAGCCGGCCCGCTGGCGCCAGGACGTCAGCCCGTTGGACTCCGACCTGGCGATGCTGGACAAGCAGGCCAACGTCGACCAGCTGGCGCACATGTACCGCGTCCGCGGTCACCTGATCGCCGACCTCGACCCGTTGGCGCAGAAGCCGCCGCAGATGCATCCGGAGCTCGACCCGGTCACCTACGGCCTGTCGATATGGGATCTCAACCGCGAGTTCATAACCAGCTTCGGTGGGAACGGCACGATGCCGCTGGGGCGGATCCTGGGGCTGCTGCGTGACGCGTACTGCCGCACCATCGGCATCGAGTACATGCACATCCAGGATCCCGACCAGAAACGCTGGATCCAGGAGCACGTCGAAGGGGTCGAGTGGGAGCTGCCGCCGGAGGACAAGCGCCACATCCTCCAGCGTCTCAACGCGGCAGAAGCCTTCGAGCGGTTCCTGCACACGAAGTACCTCGGGCACAAACGGTTCAGCCTGGAGGGCAGCGAGAG from Actinomycetota bacterium encodes the following:
- a CDS encoding dodecin family protein, translated to MTSIARVTEISAKSEESFEDAIDTGIRRAQRTLRNVRSAWVKEQRVDVGEDGIAGYQVNMLVTFELEE